From the Manihot esculenta cultivar AM560-2 chromosome 3, M.esculenta_v8, whole genome shotgun sequence genome, one window contains:
- the LOC110612296 gene encoding putative protein TPRXL, with protein MPTGSRSRRSSGQVQHSHSTRGRFQNPHTSSSSSSAFASSTSSSFCSPPTAFFHDTHHRSSSPTRVNLYTTSYSNSNSNSFRFSIGRSSSPSRSIPKQNHPISLPKKTCMCSPTTHPGSFRCSLHKNTRTRNHGSGSAPYTPNRLNMMRSAMKNSLVRIGGVEGEWVKRALTALIRPSSHQQRRRADFKPKPSRLSVMSKAESL; from the coding sequence ATGCCTACGGGCTCGCGATCAAGAAGATCTAGCGGACAAGTTCAACATTCCCATTCAACTCGTGGAAGATTTCAAAACCCTCATACATCGTCTTCATCGTCCTCTGCATTTGCTTCTTCAACTAGCTCCAGTTTCTGTTCCCCACCTACTGCTTTTTTTCATGATACCCACCATAGATCAAGCTCCCCTACTCGCGTTAATCTTTATACGACTTCGTATTCTAATTCTAATTCTAATTCCTTTCGCTTTTCTATAGGTAGATCTAGTTCTCCTAGCCGTTCGATACCCAAGCAGAATCACCCGATCTCTCTCCCTAAGAAGACTTGTATGTGTTCTCCAACTACGCATCCAGGGTCATTTCGGTGTAGTCTACACAAAAATACTCGTACTCGCAATCACGGAAGTGGTTCAGCACCGTATACGCCTAACCGTCTGAACATGATGCGATCAGCGATGAAGAATTCACTCGTTAGAATTGGTGGCGTTGAGGGTGAATGGGTGAAGAGAGCGTTGACGGCGTTGATTCGGCCGTCTTCACATCAGCAAAGACGTAGAGCTGATTTCAAGCCAAAGCCAAGCCGGCTTTCGGTTATGTCGAAAGCCGAAAGCCTGTGA